From Ignatzschineria sp. RMDPL8A, a single genomic window includes:
- a CDS encoding HNH endonuclease signature motif containing protein has product MMYQKLINNLQIGTKLNNHELCEIFLCSPQGGMRRSLKTNALVLVSNHIKSIYDDRWENDILHYTGMGTIGDQRFDQSQNKTLYESETNQVNIYLFEVFKDKEYTYTGKMELADEPYKEQQPDSTGNLRNVCVFPLKLTHGSRLLLKDDIDAATRIKLRRLSKLSDEEVLAEALLAADTLELYQELATNYKRNVYVAEYAKRRAKGMCQLCDQAAPFNTPRGAPYLESHHIIWLAQGGKDTIENTVALCPNCHKKMHIVNSETDKAKLRGRASFIS; this is encoded by the coding sequence ATGATGTATCAAAAATTAATTAATAATTTACAGATCGGCACCAAATTAAATAATCATGAGCTTTGTGAGATATTCTTATGCAGTCCTCAAGGTGGAATGAGGCGATCACTTAAAACAAATGCTCTAGTCCTGGTCTCTAATCATATTAAATCTATCTATGATGATCGTTGGGAAAATGATATTTTGCATTATACCGGGATGGGGACGATTGGGGATCAGCGATTTGATCAGAGCCAAAACAAAACGCTCTATGAGTCGGAGACAAATCAAGTAAACATCTATCTATTTGAGGTGTTTAAAGATAAAGAATATACCTATACAGGAAAAATGGAATTAGCGGATGAGCCATATAAAGAGCAGCAACCGGATAGCACAGGCAATTTAAGAAATGTGTGCGTTTTTCCTCTTAAATTAACACATGGGTCGCGGTTATTATTAAAAGACGATATTGATGCTGCAACGCGAATAAAATTACGCCGCCTAAGTAAGTTATCCGATGAAGAGGTGTTAGCAGAAGCGCTTCTTGCTGCCGATACATTAGAGCTTTATCAAGAGTTGGCAACTAATTATAAACGTAATGTCTATGTTGCGGAATATGCCAAACGTAGAGCGAAAGGAATGTGCCAATTGTGTGATCAAGCCGCTCCCTTTAATACTCCAAGAGGTGCCCCTTATTTGGAATCACATCATATTATATGGCTTGCGCAAGGTGGAAAAGATACGATAGAAAATACCGTTGCACTGTGTCCAAATTGCCATAAAAAAATGCATATTGTTAATAGTGAGACCGATAAAGCCAAACTTCGTGGACGCGCCTCATTTATTTCATAA
- the cysS gene encoding cysteine--tRNA ligase, with the protein MIKLYNSLTRKKEDFTPIAPPKVNMYVCGMTVYDYCHIGHARSLVAFDMINRYLRFAGYDVNFVRNITDIDDKIIARANERGITIGELTTEFIDAMHEDCDALNVMAPDHEPRATDYIGGMIEMIETLIEKGLAYEAKNGDVYYRVRKFPEYGKLSNQNIDDLRSGERIAVDEHKEDPLDFVLWKRAKEGEPAWESPFGNGRPGWHIECSVMSKEKLGEHFDIHGGGMDLKFPHHECEIAQSEGCHDTPMANFWMHNGFINIDNEKMSKSLGNFFTISEILARYPAEVLRFFILNAHYRTHINYCDETIEQSENALKRFYTALNQVAIEDRDEALFDKAIAENHDYIVRFKEAMNDDFNTPLALSVMHEVAAQLNIHKDALHHAILKGLGNVLGILTEEPKKFLQGDQTDLDFDIDALITKRNEARANKDWAESDRIRDELKEKGIVLEDKDGQTTWRRI; encoded by the coding sequence ATGATCAAACTCTACAATAGTCTTACCCGTAAAAAAGAGGATTTTACACCCATTGCACCGCCTAAGGTCAATATGTATGTCTGCGGAATGACAGTCTACGACTATTGTCACATTGGTCATGCGCGTTCACTCGTTGCCTTTGATATGATCAATCGCTACCTACGTTTTGCCGGTTATGATGTCAATTTTGTGCGCAACATCACCGATATCGACGATAAAATCATTGCCCGCGCCAATGAGCGTGGTATCACAATTGGTGAGCTGACTACCGAATTTATCGATGCGATGCATGAAGATTGTGACGCGCTGAACGTTATGGCACCCGATCATGAACCTCGCGCGACCGATTATATCGGCGGCATGATTGAGATGATCGAAACCCTTATTGAAAAAGGGCTCGCTTATGAAGCTAAAAACGGCGATGTCTACTATCGTGTGCGTAAATTCCCGGAATATGGCAAATTATCGAACCAAAATATCGATGATCTTCGCTCGGGTGAACGCATTGCCGTTGATGAACATAAAGAAGATCCGCTCGATTTTGTGCTCTGGAAACGTGCAAAAGAGGGAGAACCTGCGTGGGAATCGCCCTTTGGTAACGGTCGTCCGGGCTGGCATATTGAGTGTTCGGTAATGAGTAAGGAAAAACTTGGCGAACATTTTGATATTCACGGCGGTGGAATGGACCTTAAATTCCCCCATCATGAGTGTGAAATTGCCCAATCGGAAGGTTGCCACGACACGCCGATGGCGAACTTTTGGATGCATAACGGCTTTATCAATATCGATAATGAAAAGATGAGTAAATCGCTCGGAAACTTCTTCACCATTAGTGAGATTTTAGCGCGCTATCCGGCGGAAGTGTTACGCTTTTTCATCTTAAATGCCCACTATCGCACGCACATTAATTACTGCGATGAGACCATTGAGCAATCAGAAAATGCACTCAAGCGTTTCTACACCGCTCTAAATCAAGTGGCGATTGAGGATCGTGATGAGGCCCTGTTTGACAAGGCAATCGCGGAAAATCATGATTATATTGTTCGCTTTAAAGAGGCGATGAATGATGATTTCAATACCCCGCTTGCCTTAAGTGTGATGCATGAGGTGGCCGCACAGCTCAATATCCATAAAGATGCGCTGCACCACGCCATTTTAAAAGGGCTTGGAAATGTGCTCGGCATTTTAACGGAAGAGCCAAAAAAATTCTTACAAGGAGACCAAACGGACCTTGATTTTGACATCGACGCCCTCATTACTAAACGTAATGAAGCACGCGCGAATAAAGATTGGGCCGAGTCCGATCGCATTCGTGATGAATTGAAGGAAAAAGGCATTGTTCTTGAAGACAAGGATGGCCAAACAACGTGGAGACGTATTTAA
- a CDS encoding DedA family protein has product MDLFSWLELIFIDYGYVAVFIVLLLCGFGVPIPEDVTLVAGGVIAGLGHANPHFMVIVGLAGVLIGDGVMFLAGRIFGYRILRLKWVARIITRKRYIRIKALFTKYGNWVLFIARFLPGLRTPIYITSGITRRVSIMQFLIMDGLAALISVPVWIYLGVFGAENIDWLEHKIHQFQVGIFALLGIGALILVSVFWRKYRAKKLAKLENKPAE; this is encoded by the coding sequence ATGGATCTATTTTCGTGGTTGGAACTCATCTTTATTGACTATGGATACGTCGCCGTATTCATCGTTTTACTGCTGTGCGGATTTGGGGTTCCGATCCCGGAAGATGTGACGCTGGTAGCAGGCGGGGTGATCGCAGGACTCGGGCACGCAAACCCACATTTTATGGTGATTGTCGGGCTTGCCGGTGTCTTAATTGGTGATGGGGTGATGTTTCTCGCCGGGCGCATCTTTGGCTATCGGATTTTACGGCTAAAATGGGTGGCGCGGATTATCACGCGCAAACGCTATATTCGCATTAAAGCGCTTTTTACCAAATATGGCAATTGGGTGCTCTTTATTGCGCGCTTTTTACCAGGATTACGAACGCCGATCTATATCACCTCCGGCATCACGCGCCGTGTTTCCATTATGCAATTTTTGATTATGGATGGGCTCGCTGCACTCATTTCGGTGCCGGTTTGGATCTATCTGGGAGTCTTTGGCGCTGAAAATATCGACTGGCTTGAGCATAAAATCCATCAATTTCAGGTGGGGATTTTTGCACTTTTAGGCATCGGCGCACTTATTTTAGTCTCTGTTTTCTGGCGTAAATATCGCGCGAAAAAGCTCGCAAAACTCGAGAATAAGCCCGCTGAGTAA
- a CDS encoding SDR family NAD(P)-dependent oxidoreductase, which yields MATHLYIVTGASRGIGKALATKLDKDPESIVLRIARNNPEALEHFLTLDLTDIDTIPEVINWIDENRQGAASITLINNAGMVEPIGLIGSVNAHSIQNAVALNITAPIALTNAFIEALEDFPGEKYVLNISSGAGRKAYLGWGVYCMTKAALDHFTRVVFEEQKSVKNPVYIASIAPGVIDTDMQSVIRSSSIETFPLVERFISLKEEELLSSPEETAQKLIRFRHSDAMKTTPIADVRDYD from the coding sequence ATGGCGACTCATCTCTATATTGTGACAGGTGCATCGCGAGGAATTGGTAAGGCGCTCGCAACAAAACTTGATAAAGATCCCGAGAGCATTGTGCTCCGTATCGCGCGTAATAATCCCGAAGCCCTTGAGCACTTTTTAACCCTCGATCTTACCGATATTGATACCATTCCGGAGGTTATTAATTGGATTGATGAAAATCGGCAAGGCGCGGCAAGCATCACGCTTATTAATAATGCCGGTATGGTGGAACCGATTGGATTAATCGGGAGCGTCAATGCCCATTCGATTCAAAATGCGGTGGCGCTCAATATTACCGCTCCGATCGCGTTAACCAATGCATTTATCGAGGCCTTAGAGGATTTTCCCGGGGAAAAATATGTGCTGAATATCTCATCGGGCGCGGGGCGAAAAGCTTATCTCGGTTGGGGCGTTTATTGCATGACCAAAGCGGCGCTCGATCACTTCACTCGCGTGGTCTTTGAAGAGCAGAAATCGGTTAAAAATCCGGTCTATATCGCCTCTATTGCCCCGGGCGTGATTGATACGGATATGCAATCGGTCATTCGGAGCAGTTCCATTGAAACCTTCCCGCTTGTAGAGCGTTTTATCTCCCTTAAAGAGGAGGAGCTCTTAAGCTCCCCGGAAGAGACGGCGCAAAAACTGATCCGTTTTCGCCATAGCGATGCGATGAAAACAACGCCGATCGCCGATGTGAGAGATTACGATTAG
- a CDS encoding DEAD/DEAH box helicase, with amino-acid sequence MFSKLNLHPTLLEAVAKMGYNEPTEVQNKVVPVAMGGADVMVSSQTGSGKTAAFLLPTLHQILTEESDSPSGDSQSRPRRGRGDRERMQVAKPKAIVMCPTRELALQVSKEAILLKGDSRNLRIATVVGGMPYRRQIKELQNVALVVATPGRLLDLYNQNAINFDDVRFFVADEADRMLDMGFSDDIKAIHNACHNVNQTLMFSATFPRKVMDLAESMMDHPVRVELAIKDNINPKIEQLLNWADGKEHQRKILRHWLDDAAIDQAVVFAPTQKESEEIADELRDEGVSASFLHGGLPQNVRNRRLDDLRRGRTKILIATDVAARGIDVASITHVINIGLPRKAEDYVHRIGRTGRAGRSGVAVTILHHKDGRLLSEVTRFIDQEIEANVIEGLEPHKTPSMGGNGGGKGRGRSRRNSGGGRRGEGRNEERRESRGRRDFSESRGERGGRNERSNDRFEARGDRDNRRGGGEGRRERAAHNERGFESRRGGNSNNQGERSFGGGRGRSDRNERGQFSDRRDNDNNRGERRSRRDSEGGGFKAKRSFDNAKPRRSRHAG; translated from the coding sequence ATGTTTTCAAAATTAAATCTCCATCCTACGTTACTCGAAGCTGTGGCAAAAATGGGGTATAACGAACCTACAGAGGTTCAAAATAAAGTTGTGCCGGTTGCAATGGGCGGCGCAGATGTGATGGTAAGTAGCCAGACCGGTAGCGGTAAAACGGCTGCGTTTTTATTACCCACATTACACCAAATTTTAACAGAAGAGAGTGATTCTCCTTCTGGCGATTCACAATCTCGTCCACGTCGTGGTCGCGGAGATCGTGAGCGCATGCAAGTTGCAAAACCTAAGGCCATTGTTATGTGCCCAACGCGTGAACTTGCCCTTCAGGTTTCTAAAGAAGCAATTTTATTAAAAGGCGATAGCCGTAACCTCCGCATTGCAACAGTGGTCGGTGGTATGCCATATCGTCGTCAAATTAAAGAGTTACAAAATGTCGCGCTTGTGGTTGCAACGCCGGGCCGTCTTTTAGACCTTTATAATCAAAATGCGATTAACTTTGATGATGTGCGTTTCTTCGTTGCTGACGAAGCAGACCGTATGCTTGATATGGGCTTCTCAGACGATATTAAAGCGATTCATAATGCTTGTCATAACGTTAATCAAACCTTAATGTTCTCAGCAACATTCCCACGTAAAGTGATGGATTTAGCGGAAAGCATGATGGATCATCCGGTTCGTGTTGAGCTTGCGATTAAAGATAATATTAATCCAAAAATCGAACAGCTTTTAAACTGGGCGGACGGTAAAGAGCATCAGCGTAAAATTTTACGTCATTGGCTTGATGATGCCGCGATCGACCAAGCGGTAGTGTTTGCACCAACGCAAAAAGAGAGTGAAGAAATTGCCGATGAACTTCGTGATGAAGGCGTATCTGCAAGCTTCTTACATGGCGGCTTACCACAAAATGTGCGTAATCGCCGTTTAGATGATCTTCGCCGTGGTCGTACTAAAATCTTAATCGCAACGGATGTTGCAGCGCGCGGGATTGACGTTGCGTCGATCACTCACGTGATTAATATCGGTCTTCCTCGTAAAGCCGAAGATTATGTGCATCGTATCGGTCGTACTGGCCGTGCGGGTCGTAGCGGTGTTGCGGTAACGATTCTTCATCATAAAGATGGTCGCCTACTTTCAGAAGTGACTCGTTTTATCGATCAAGAGATTGAAGCGAACGTCATCGAAGGATTAGAGCCTCACAAAACTCCATCAATGGGTGGCAATGGCGGCGGAAAAGGTCGCGGTCGCTCACGCCGTAATAGCGGTGGTGGTCGTCGTGGCGAAGGCCGTAATGAAGAGCGCCGTGAAAGCCGTGGCCGTCGTGATTTCTCTGAATCTCGCGGTGAGCGCGGTGGACGTAACGAGCGTAGTAATGATCGTTTTGAAGCCCGTGGTGATCGCGATAATCGTCGCGGTGGTGGCGAAGGTCGTCGTGAGCGTGCAGCGCACAATGAACGTGGATTTGAATCGCGTCGTGGTGGCAATAGCAATAATCAAGGCGAGCGTAGCTTTGGCGGTGGTCGTGGTCGTTCAGATCGCAATGAACGCGGTCAATTCTCAGATCGTCGCGATAATGACAACAATCGTGGCGAACGCCGTAGCCGTCGTGATAGCGAAGGGGGCGGTTTCAAAGCAAAACGTAGCTTTGATAACGCAAAACCACGCCGTTCACGTCACGCAGGTTAG
- the glpK gene encoding glycerol kinase GlpK, translated as MSHDNNLNRAQYIMAIDQGTTSTRAMIFDHAGRIVGMSQKEFSQSFRKPGWVEHDANEIWGTVLSVMAMVLTESNIRADSIAAIGITNQRETTVVWDKTTGLPIHPAIVWQSRQSDAICHQLKEAGYEPLFREKTGLLLDPYFAGTKVKWILDHVDGARQRAEKGELLFGTIDSWLIWKLSGGKAHVTDYSNASRTLLYNIHTLKWDEELLNILAIPKAMLPEVNPSSHIYATTEEDHFFGQQIPIASAIGDQQAALFGQTCFEAGHAKNTYGTGCFMLMNTGEKAVHSKHGLLTTIAWGLDGKVNYALEGSIFVAGSAIQWLRDGLRMIQSAPQSEQYATRITSSEGIYVVPAFVGLGTPYWDSEAKGAIFGLTRGTEKEHFIRATLESLAYQTRDVLEAMEEDSGVSLKTLRVDGGAVQNNFLMQFQSDLLGVPVERPSISETTALGAAYLAGLAVGFWSSKEAIAKYWALDQEFTPQMEPIMREKLYHGWKVAVNATMQFKP; from the coding sequence ATGAGTCACGATAATAATCTAAACAGAGCGCAATACATTATGGCGATCGACCAAGGAACGACGAGTACGCGGGCGATGATTTTCGATCATGCGGGGCGAATTGTGGGGATGTCGCAAAAGGAGTTTTCCCAATCGTTTCGCAAGCCAGGCTGGGTGGAGCATGATGCCAATGAGATTTGGGGGACGGTATTATCGGTGATGGCGATGGTACTCACTGAATCCAATATCCGTGCCGATTCCATTGCGGCGATCGGCATTACCAATCAGCGTGAAACCACCGTGGTGTGGGACAAGACAACCGGCCTACCGATCCATCCTGCCATTGTGTGGCAATCTCGGCAAAGTGATGCCATTTGTCATCAGCTCAAAGAGGCGGGGTATGAGCCACTTTTTCGCGAAAAGACCGGATTATTACTCGACCCTTATTTTGCTGGTACCAAAGTTAAATGGATTTTAGATCATGTCGATGGGGCGCGTCAGCGTGCGGAAAAAGGGGAGCTCTTATTTGGCACGATCGATAGCTGGCTGATCTGGAAACTTTCCGGTGGGAAAGCTCATGTTACCGATTATTCCAACGCCTCAAGAACACTATTATATAACATTCATACCCTTAAATGGGACGAAGAACTTCTCAATATTTTAGCGATTCCGAAGGCGATGCTCCCGGAGGTTAACCCGTCATCCCATATTTATGCGACCACCGAAGAGGATCACTTTTTTGGGCAACAAATCCCCATTGCAAGTGCCATTGGTGATCAGCAAGCGGCGCTCTTTGGGCAAACCTGCTTTGAGGCGGGTCACGCGAAAAATACCTACGGCACGGGATGTTTTATGTTGATGAATACCGGCGAAAAGGCGGTGCATTCGAAGCATGGATTATTAACGACGATTGCTTGGGGACTCGATGGAAAAGTAAATTATGCGCTGGAAGGCTCGATCTTTGTGGCAGGTTCGGCGATTCAGTGGCTCCGCGATGGGTTACGAATGATTCAATCGGCGCCTCAATCGGAGCAATATGCGACGCGTATTACGAGCAGCGAAGGCATCTATGTGGTGCCGGCGTTTGTCGGGCTTGGCACGCCTTATTGGGATTCTGAGGCGAAAGGGGCGATTTTTGGATTAACCCGCGGTACTGAAAAAGAACATTTTATTCGGGCAACGCTTGAATCCCTTGCCTACCAAACGCGCGATGTCTTGGAAGCGATGGAGGAAGATTCCGGCGTATCACTTAAGACGCTTCGGGTTGATGGCGGGGCAGTTCAAAATAACTTTTTAATGCAATTTCAATCAGATCTACTTGGTGTTCCGGTAGAGCGGCCGTCAATCTCGGAAACCACCGCTCTTGGCGCTGCTTATCTTGCCGGGCTTGCCGTTGGATTTTGGTCCTCAAAAGAGGCGATTGCAAAATATTGGGCTCTTGACCAAGAGTTTACCCCGCAGATGGAACCGATCATGCGGGAAAAACTCTATCATGGTTGGAAGGTAGCGGTAAATGCCACTATGCAGTTTAAGCCTTAA
- a CDS encoding TIGR00730 family Rossman fold protein, with the protein MKQIAVYCGSNLGEDPNYLAGAKALGKAMAEKEITLVYGGGAIGLMGAVADSVLEHGGKVIGVIPTFLKEMEVAHEGVTELIVTPDMVTRKAKMMELSDGFIAMPGGIGTLEELFEVLSASQLKLHHKPTGLLNISGFYDPLVTCIKSIIAQKFMPESNLSLFDSDADPEILLTKMANYAPHFTSKWQDPSYLKK; encoded by the coding sequence ATGAAACAGATCGCCGTATATTGCGGATCAAATTTAGGGGAAGACCCCAACTATTTAGCCGGCGCTAAAGCGCTTGGAAAAGCGATGGCTGAAAAAGAGATTACCCTAGTCTACGGAGGCGGCGCGATTGGTCTCATGGGCGCGGTGGCCGATTCGGTGCTTGAGCATGGCGGCAAAGTGATCGGTGTGATCCCGACCTTTTTAAAAGAGATGGAAGTCGCTCACGAAGGCGTGACGGAATTGATCGTCACACCCGACATGGTCACCCGTAAAGCTAAAATGATGGAGCTTTCCGATGGATTTATCGCAATGCCCGGCGGGATTGGTACGCTCGAAGAGCTCTTTGAAGTACTCTCCGCGTCACAATTAAAACTCCACCATAAACCTACTGGGCTACTCAATATCTCAGGTTTTTACGATCCCCTTGTGACCTGCATTAAGAGCATTATCGCGCAAAAATTTATGCCTGAATCGAATCTCTCCCTCTTTGATAGCGACGCTGATCCTGAAATCCTATTAACCAAAATGGCCAACTATGCGCCCCACTTCACCTCAAAATGGCAAGATCCCAGTTATTTGAAGAAGTAG
- a CDS encoding GNAT family N-acetyltransferase has translation MTILISKAHCDIREIAKPDPSHYELLLDADPLKARINEALSIGKLFALYHEEELVGVLILAPRAHEKGVLEIMNIAVLEAYRRSGLATLLIEYAINEAIAEGYDSLLVGTGNSSFGAQALYQKMGFRIDGIELNYFVEQYPFKIIENGILCQDRINLRYLIKAD, from the coding sequence ATGACGATATTAATCTCGAAGGCTCATTGTGATATCCGTGAAATTGCGAAGCCCGATCCGAGCCATTATGAGCTATTACTCGATGCCGATCCCCTTAAAGCACGAATAAATGAAGCGCTTTCGATCGGAAAACTCTTTGCGCTCTATCATGAAGAAGAGCTCGTTGGCGTTCTGATTTTAGCCCCTAGAGCCCATGAGAAGGGCGTGCTTGAGATTATGAACATTGCGGTTTTAGAAGCCTATCGCCGCTCAGGTCTTGCAACGTTATTAATTGAATATGCCATTAATGAAGCGATCGCCGAGGGGTATGATTCGCTCTTAGTCGGTACTGGCAACTCAAGCTTTGGCGCACAGGCGCTCTACCAAAAAATGGGCTTTCGGATTGATGGAATCGAGCTCAATTACTTTGTCGAGCAATATCCCTTTAAAATTATTGAAAACGGGATCTTATGCCAAGACCGCATTAATCTGCGCTACCTAATTAAAGCAGATTAA
- a CDS encoding DUF493 domain-containing protein, whose translation MINPETGESLIEFPTYFTYKVVGGNDEAFEPAILSLVERVAPPVKEEHIVRTFSKTNKYMTLTLKVYVTTSEEVHSIYEHLKGEERVLWAL comes from the coding sequence ATGATTAATCCAGAAACTGGCGAATCGCTCATCGAATTTCCCACCTACTTTACCTATAAAGTGGTTGGCGGTAATGATGAGGCATTTGAACCGGCGATTTTATCGCTTGTTGAGCGCGTCGCTCCTCCCGTTAAAGAGGAACATATCGTGCGCACGTTCAGCAAAACCAATAAATATATGACCTTAACGCTCAAAGTTTATGTTACAACTTCAGAAGAAGTTCATTCGATTTATGAGCATTTAAAAGGTGAAGAGCGCGTTTTATGGGCGCTGTAA
- a CDS encoding multidrug effflux MFS transporter — translation MIQPKALPAAHFLVAILTLMAAFGPLSIDLYLPAFLQIQEGLNADPSDVKRTLTTFLTGLCIGMMFYGSLSDKYGRRKLVLIGSVIYTATSIISAFATSIEYLIYARFFQAIGAGACMVVGRAIIRDVFSGKKVAMMMSVVQVILMIAPLAAPFIGVQVLKLFDSWRALFWLLAFFGIITFLSTLFFLPETYKKEDRQEVSILGTFYNYIRILKKPDSLGSILGCALPSGFVFAYITGSPHLYQQTYGVSEQTFSLLFGINIIGVIISALLNIVLLRRFSVNSLIMFGLSWMAVAGVITFFFADYSLISFLISIFLLMCVSGFVGNNLASKIIELNYHQAGAAMALNSASQFMIGSIASFIVGHNQALMVPVMAFCGISALFAYLFLVVFYQKRHAG, via the coding sequence ATGATTCAACCGAAGGCTTTGCCCGCGGCTCATTTTTTAGTGGCGATTTTAACGCTGATGGCGGCTTTTGGTCCGCTCTCGATTGATCTCTATCTCCCCGCATTTTTACAGATCCAAGAGGGGCTCAATGCCGATCCTTCCGATGTAAAACGAACGCTCACTACCTTTTTAACCGGGCTTTGTATCGGGATGATGTTTTATGGCTCACTCTCGGATAAATATGGCCGGCGGAAACTGGTTTTAATCGGCTCGGTGATCTATACCGCCACCAGCATTATTAGCGCCTTTGCCACCTCCATTGAATACCTTATTTATGCGCGATTTTTCCAAGCGATCGGAGCGGGGGCGTGCATGGTGGTCGGACGGGCTATTATCCGTGATGTCTTTAGCGGAAAAAAAGTGGCGATGATGATGTCGGTAGTGCAGGTGATTTTAATGATCGCGCCGCTCGCAGCGCCTTTTATTGGCGTCCAAGTTTTGAAACTCTTTGATTCATGGCGGGCACTTTTCTGGCTACTCGCGTTTTTTGGGATAATTACCTTTCTCTCGACGCTCTTTTTCCTCCCAGAAACCTATAAAAAAGAGGATCGCCAAGAGGTGAGCATTCTCGGCACTTTTTATAATTACATTCGCATTCTTAAAAAGCCCGATTCGCTCGGCTCAATCTTAGGGTGTGCGCTTCCTTCGGGCTTTGTATTTGCCTATATTACCGGCTCGCCGCATCTTTATCAGCAGACCTACGGAGTGAGCGAGCAGACCTTTAGTCTCCTCTTTGGAATCAATATTATTGGGGTGATTATTAGTGCGCTCCTTAATATCGTGTTGCTGCGCCGATTTTCCGTCAATAGCCTGATTATGTTTGGGCTCTCGTGGATGGCGGTTGCCGGTGTGATTACCTTCTTCTTTGCCGATTATTCGCTGATTAGCTTCCTTATTTCGATCTTTTTATTGATGTGCGTATCGGGCTTTGTGGGCAATAACCTTGCGTCGAAAATTATTGAGCTCAATTATCATCAAGCGGGCGCGGCGATGGCGCTCAATTCCGCCTCACAATTTATGATCGGCTCGATTGCAAGTTTCATCGTCGGGCATAATCAAGCGCTGATGGTGCCGGTAATGGCATTTTGTGGGATCTCAGCGCTCTTTGCCTATCTCTTCTTGGTGGTGTTTTATCAAAAACGTCATGCTGGTTAA